A region of Pseudoalteromonas aliena SW19 DNA encodes the following proteins:
- a CDS encoding aspartate/glutamate racemase family protein encodes MKTIGLLGGMSWESSAGYYKVINEGVKESLGGLHSAKIVMYSVDFDQIEKLQHKGDWNGTSDILCAAAKNVERAGADFLLICTNTMYKVAPQIQESITIPLIHIADATAETLIKMGVKTVGLLGTAFTMEQDFYKSRLKEKHGLSVLIPEKSDRTIVHNVIYKELCLGRALTSSKAEYLRIIDALAEQGAEAVILGCTEIGMLIKQEDTHIRLLDTTYEHARKAVDLAI; translated from the coding sequence TGATAAATGAAGGCGTTAAGGAGTCACTTGGCGGCTTACACTCAGCTAAAATTGTCATGTATAGCGTTGATTTTGATCAAATCGAAAAACTCCAACACAAAGGTGATTGGAATGGAACTTCGGATATACTTTGCGCAGCGGCAAAAAATGTCGAACGTGCAGGTGCTGATTTTTTATTAATTTGCACAAATACGATGTATAAAGTTGCTCCCCAAATTCAGGAAAGTATAACTATCCCTTTGATCCATATCGCTGATGCAACAGCAGAAACACTTATTAAAATGGGAGTGAAAACCGTTGGTTTACTTGGTACTGCTTTTACTATGGAGCAAGATTTTTATAAAAGTCGGTTAAAAGAAAAACACGGTTTGTCGGTCTTAATTCCAGAAAAATCAGATAGGACTATTGTTCATAATGTTATTTATAAAGAGCTTTGTTTAGGGCGCGCTCTTACATCATCTAAAGCTGAATATTTAAGAATAATTGATGCCCTTGCTGAGCAAGGAGCGGAGGCCGTCATATTAGGGTGTACTGAAATCGGTATGCTAATTAAACAAGAAGATACGCATATTAGGCTTTTAGATACGACGTACGAACATGCGCGAAAAGCAGTTGATTTGGCAATTTAA
- a CDS encoding MerR family transcriptional regulator, producing the protein MKIGTLSSKTGFGIHTIRYYEKQGLIKKPEKDESGHRSYDLMDVDVLNWVSCMKNSGMSLSEIKKYTKAFYENEHMLCVAFLEEHLGKLQIQKNNIDHYIEVTKNKIYRFKNA; encoded by the coding sequence ATGAAAATAGGTACGCTTAGTAGTAAAACAGGCTTTGGTATTCATACAATTAGATATTATGAAAAACAAGGTCTTATCAAAAAGCCTGAAAAAGATGAAAGCGGCCATCGATCATATGACTTAATGGATGTAGACGTGCTTAATTGGGTTTCTTGCATGAAAAACTCTGGCATGTCTTTGAGTGAGATAAAAAAATACACCAAAGCATTTTATGAAAACGAGCACATGCTCTGCGTAGCATTTCTTGAAGAGCATCTAGGTAAATTACAAATACAGAAAAATAATATTGACCACTATATTGAAGTAACAAAAAATAAAATTTATAGGTTCAAAAATGCTTGA
- a CDS encoding PhzF family phenazine biosynthesis protein: protein MKVEVAIVNAFTDGGKGGNPAGVVINADSLNESQKLAVAKKVGLSETAFVSKSKIADFKLDFYTPKKQIAHCGHATIATFSYLSQLGSLQNSMTSKETIDGRRDIQVNGDFSYMEQLAPKYISVIEKNAVLEALGISSDITLSDPMIVNTGNAFMLVGVTSREALDGLCPNHEIIKEISEKYGLVGFYVFTLEANILGRDASTRMFAPLYGITEEAATGMAAGPLACFLHDILKFRQTEFKIEQGYSMLQPSPSCIEVLLKVENCAINYLLADGVGVVSNRMHVEI from the coding sequence ATGAAAGTTGAAGTAGCAATCGTGAATGCATTTACCGACGGTGGAAAAGGGGGTAACCCTGCTGGGGTTGTAATTAATGCAGACTCTTTAAACGAGTCACAAAAACTCGCTGTAGCAAAAAAAGTAGGTTTATCTGAAACGGCTTTTGTATCAAAGTCCAAAATTGCAGATTTTAAGCTTGATTTTTACACCCCAAAAAAGCAAATAGCTCATTGCGGGCATGCAACTATTGCAACTTTTAGTTATTTGTCGCAGCTTGGATCATTACAAAATTCAATGACTTCCAAAGAAACCATCGATGGAAGAAGAGATATTCAAGTTAATGGTGATTTTTCCTATATGGAACAGTTAGCCCCTAAGTATATTAGCGTGATAGAAAAAAATGCAGTTCTGGAAGCACTTGGTATTTCATCAGATATTACTCTCTCAGATCCAATGATAGTAAATACAGGAAATGCATTTATGCTTGTTGGTGTAACAAGTAGAGAAGCTCTTGATGGTTTATGTCCAAACCATGAAATCATTAAAGAAATCTCTGAAAAATATGGTCTTGTTGGTTTCTATGTTTTTACTCTTGAGGCTAATATTCTGGGGAGAGATGCTTCAACAAGAATGTTTGCTCCTCTTTATGGAATTACAGAAGAAGCTGCAACGGGTATGGCTGCCGGACCGCTTGCTTGTTTTCTGCATGACATTCTTAAATTTAGGCAAACTGAATTTAAAATAGAGCAGGGGTATTCTATGCTCCAACCTTCACCAAGTTGTATCGAGGTTTTATTAAAAGTAGAGAACTGTGCAATAAACTACCTGTTAGCTGACGGTGTTGGTGTCGTATCTAACCGTATGCATGTTGAAATTTGA
- a CDS encoding NADPH-dependent FMN reductase, which produces MKFLVFLGSARDSTPPKPARLGSRVSSACMECLKEHFGEHEFELIDVLDFPNESIFKPHFAYAKSNAPEPLALLADKIEVADGYIMISPEYNHSMSPALADLLNHFGSSLFSYKPSAIVTYSAGQWGGVRAAVTLRTFLSELGCLPVSAMIHVPKAQDVFNEDGKPIAGQDRSSWFNYFSRTFSQLTWWAQAAKQHAEVVNPQSTLKSFKTDPSQRNAP; this is translated from the coding sequence ATGAAGTTTTTAGTTTTTTTAGGCAGTGCGCGCGACAGTACTCCACCAAAACCAGCACGTCTTGGCTCTAGAGTTTCTAGCGCATGTATGGAGTGTTTAAAAGAGCACTTTGGTGAGCATGAGTTCGAACTAATAGATGTATTAGATTTTCCAAACGAAAGCATATTTAAACCACATTTTGCCTACGCTAAAAGTAATGCGCCAGAACCGCTCGCATTATTGGCAGATAAAATTGAAGTGGCCGATGGCTACATTATGATCAGCCCCGAATATAACCACAGTATGAGTCCAGCGCTTGCCGATTTACTTAATCACTTTGGCAGCTCACTGTTCTCATATAAACCTAGTGCTATTGTTACTTATTCTGCAGGGCAATGGGGTGGGGTAAGAGCTGCGGTCACTTTGCGAACTTTTTTATCTGAGCTCGGGTGTTTACCGGTTTCTGCGATGATCCATGTACCCAAAGCACAAGATGTGTTTAATGAGGATGGAAAGCCAATCGCAGGGCAAGATAGATCGTCTTGGTTTAATTATTTTTCACGTACGTTTAGTCAATTAACGTGGTGGGCGCAAGCAGCTAAACAACATGCAGAGGTGGTAAATCCACAAAGTACGTTAAAAAGCTTTAAAACAGATCCTTCTCAGCGTAATGCTCCTTAA
- a CDS encoding protein kinase domain-containing protein, which produces MKAKEIRNFYINEEQSVYLLSHRDAKKHRQWLNICIKQLTLLGYKNVEMIGSGAFGFVFAGDDGNSLPWVFKFSRITLAQSVRDRLEDEAYMLSQINNPLVPTFYAFERIKKQGILMMARAIGEDLEKVSLKTGRFSAAQIMALAVRLRNVLIDLRSHKNGVSPQPIVHGDVKPSNLVWDKNTNALSLVDWGSSVFAQVDSDGNPVASNFMDLMSGDLSTTNARMGDVYFIGEAQMSGEQSSPRFDEQGVAATLYALASAQSCRFGAQAIPASSLGLPKELAKVIDGMLCKNKAIRDSAGDYFMRNITTMAKVYLPTLEKNRKKAAIPFWYGREEQPDTVVYSSRKQFLRQADHNQQLLDVNDAQLDRYYKEFLFDTGDTEKAFLASISRLAKYPAVGGLSFHWKDDSLFVESSLIIHDQSLGDAFSDAINNTVMLAQAINQKGLFKCCLFDARKTIQLERDGTGAFKFDSLPELDYEVVSMKANEITRPHSYFEDGKDPDEQLQLPKKVIKCVFELNQIHHTGCIIFEALPDRMKIHHYYRLLDETKEVEFKRLLNKLMQYAVNITDVGVAGFMKLPYKNTREFSLCKQQEDHYFPKNPKLI; this is translated from the coding sequence TTGAAAGCCAAAGAAATCCGCAATTTTTATATCAACGAAGAGCAATCTGTCTATTTGCTTTCACACCGCGATGCTAAAAAACATCGTCAATGGCTTAATATCTGTATTAAGCAGTTAACGCTACTGGGCTATAAAAACGTTGAAATGATTGGGTCGGGTGCGTTTGGTTTTGTGTTTGCAGGGGATGACGGTAACAGCTTACCTTGGGTATTTAAGTTTTCGCGTATTACGCTTGCACAGAGTGTACGAGATCGGCTTGAAGATGAAGCGTATATGCTTTCGCAAATTAATAACCCGTTAGTGCCAACCTTTTATGCATTTGAGCGTATCAAAAAACAAGGGATTTTAATGATGGCAAGGGCCATTGGTGAAGATCTTGAAAAAGTATCGCTTAAAACTGGGCGCTTCAGCGCGGCGCAAATAATGGCATTAGCGGTTAGGTTACGTAATGTATTAATTGATTTGCGAAGTCATAAAAATGGAGTAAGTCCGCAGCCTATAGTCCATGGTGATGTAAAACCTTCAAACCTTGTATGGGATAAAAATACCAATGCGTTGTCGTTAGTTGATTGGGGCAGCTCTGTGTTTGCGCAGGTTGATAGTGATGGTAATCCAGTTGCTAGTAACTTTATGGATTTAATGTCGGGCGACTTAAGTACCACTAATGCGCGTATGGGCGATGTTTACTTTATTGGTGAAGCACAAATGTCGGGTGAGCAATCATCCCCTCGCTTTGATGAACAAGGTGTAGCCGCTACTTTGTATGCACTTGCATCAGCGCAGTCGTGCCGTTTTGGCGCTCAAGCAATACCTGCAAGCAGTTTAGGATTACCAAAAGAGCTAGCTAAAGTTATTGATGGCATGCTTTGTAAAAATAAAGCGATACGCGATAGCGCTGGCGATTACTTTATGCGCAATATTACCACTATGGCTAAAGTTTATTTACCTACCCTTGAAAAAAATCGAAAAAAAGCGGCCATACCATTTTGGTATGGCCGAGAAGAACAGCCTGACACGGTTGTATATAGTTCACGTAAACAGTTTTTACGCCAGGCCGATCATAATCAGCAGTTGCTTGACGTAAACGATGCTCAACTCGATCGTTACTATAAAGAATTTCTATTTGATACTGGCGATACAGAAAAAGCATTTTTAGCTTCAATTAGCCGACTGGCTAAATACCCCGCTGTGGGTGGGCTTAGTTTTCATTGGAAAGATGATTCGCTGTTTGTTGAATCATCTTTAATTATACATGACCAGTCTTTAGGCGATGCCTTTAGCGATGCTATAAATAATACGGTGATGCTTGCCCAAGCAATTAATCAAAAAGGGTTATTTAAGTGCTGCTTATTTGATGCACGTAAAACGATTCAGTTAGAGCGCGATGGGACTGGTGCATTTAAATTTGATAGCCTACCTGAACTTGATTACGAAGTCGTTAGTATGAAAGCTAACGAAATAACACGGCCACACTCGTACTTTGAAGATGGTAAAGATCCTGACGAGCAATTACAATTACCCAAAAAAGTTATTAAATGTGTATTTGAGCTTAACCAGATCCACCACACAGGGTGTATTATTTTTGAAGCACTGCCCGACAGAATGAAGATTCACCACTACTACCGACTACTTGATGAAACAAAAGAAGTTGAGTTTAAGCGTTTGCTTAATAAGCTAATGCAATATGCCGTCAATATTACTGATGTTGGTGTCGCAGGATTTATGAAACTACCTTATAAAAATACCCGTGAATTTAGTTTATGTAAGCAACAAGAAGATCATTATTTTCCTAAAAACCCTAAACTTATATAA
- a CDS encoding ABC transporter ATP-binding protein, which yields MELQTVKPQVSTTQIDKAQSIIEVSSLNFSIKNKVILKDLNFTVNKGEIYALLGGNGAGKSTTLKTLLGFNKPTDGSVKVAGKEVTQALDFVRGKTAYLPESATLYPHLTARENVEYFLSLADIKKTDEQINAAFIRVDLQQDAWDRHMQTYSKGMRQKTAIALAILREAPIFLLDEPTSGLDPVAIDEFNQLVRELALTGATILMVTHDVYGACQVANRIGLLSAGELVGEFDAPQNGRIDTEQVHAAFAQRGA from the coding sequence ATTGAATTACAAACCGTTAAACCACAAGTTAGCACTACCCAAATAGATAAAGCGCAATCTATCATTGAGGTAAGCTCGCTAAATTTTAGTATTAAAAACAAAGTTATTTTAAAGGACTTAAATTTTACCGTGAACAAAGGTGAAATTTATGCACTACTTGGTGGCAACGGTGCGGGTAAATCAACCACTTTGAAAACGTTACTTGGTTTTAATAAACCAACTGATGGCTCGGTAAAGGTTGCGGGTAAAGAGGTAACACAAGCACTTGACTTTGTGCGAGGTAAAACCGCATATTTGCCCGAATCGGCAACCTTATATCCGCATTTAACAGCGCGCGAAAACGTTGAATATTTTTTATCACTTGCTGACATAAAAAAAACAGACGAGCAAATCAATGCTGCCTTTATTCGTGTTGATTTGCAGCAAGATGCGTGGGATCGCCACATGCAAACTTACTCAAAAGGCATGAGGCAAAAAACGGCAATTGCACTTGCCATCCTGCGTGAAGCACCAATATTTTTACTTGATGAGCCTACTTCAGGCTTAGATCCAGTTGCCATTGATGAGTTTAATCAACTTGTGCGTGAGCTTGCATTAACGGGGGCGACTATTTTAATGGTTACGCACGATGTATACGGCGCATGTCAAGTGGCTAATCGTATTGGTTTATTAAGTGCCGGTGAGCTGGTGGGCGAATTTGACGCACCACAAAATGGCCGTATTGATACCGAGCAAGTTCATGCCGCATTTGCGCAAAGAGGCGCTTAA
- a CDS encoding ABC transporter permease — MSINNFSKVVIVAKDEWRYWLRSKLAMTVLAIGLVLTLASVIVTAITMMELSHTRHELQTSAEQSFVDQPDRHPHRMVHYGHYAFRAPSPLSTLDPGIDAYTGNSIFLEGHRQNSAMFADSRQGTALTKLGSLTPAFIVQTLAPLLLILIGYSAISRERESQTLSYLLSQGTSGATLIAGKGLALISVVGLILIPLTVSALFTLDSGEGLLAVASFVFGYALYLTVWVLLILLASSLFSKNSSSFTALAFVWILLCIVMPRVASTTASTAIPSTGKIETDFAVKAELRKLGDGHNTNDPAFKQFKQSLLNKYNVSSIDELPVNFRGLVASESEAKLTSVLNKFAEQRMQAELKQTKISRYFGWVSPMVAIRSLSMIVVGTSIETHHRFLRETEQLRFDFVQGLNKVHVEKLSYQDDMNRNANTAATQKARVSAQNWQVLQDFTFNVDTPEVRTQRSIPAFLQLLLWIAVLLGSIKFVGRRLL; from the coding sequence ATGAGTATTAATAACTTTTCAAAGGTGGTTATTGTTGCAAAGGATGAATGGCGCTATTGGCTTCGCTCAAAACTTGCAATGACCGTACTTGCCATTGGTCTAGTGCTTACGCTTGCGTCGGTAATTGTGACCGCAATTACTATGATGGAGCTAAGCCATACTCGGCACGAACTGCAAACAAGCGCTGAGCAAAGCTTTGTTGATCAGCCTGACCGCCACCCGCACAGAATGGTGCATTATGGGCATTATGCATTTAGAGCGCCTTCGCCACTGAGCACACTCGACCCAGGTATTGATGCCTACACGGGTAACTCAATATTTTTAGAGGGGCACAGACAAAATAGCGCGATGTTTGCAGATAGCCGCCAAGGAACTGCTCTTACTAAATTAGGCAGTTTAACGCCTGCGTTTATTGTACAAACACTCGCACCGTTATTACTAATATTAATTGGTTATAGCGCAATTAGCCGTGAACGTGAGTCGCAAACGTTATCTTACTTGTTATCGCAAGGTACATCGGGCGCAACACTCATTGCAGGTAAAGGGCTTGCGTTAATATCTGTTGTAGGATTAATTTTAATTCCGCTTACGGTATCGGCTTTATTTACACTTGACTCAGGTGAAGGCTTACTTGCTGTAGCAAGCTTTGTGTTTGGCTACGCTTTATATTTAACTGTGTGGGTGCTGCTTATTTTATTGGCATCAAGCCTATTTAGTAAAAACAGTAGCAGCTTTACAGCTCTCGCATTTGTATGGATTTTACTGTGTATTGTAATGCCACGTGTAGCTAGTACAACAGCTTCAACGGCTATACCATCAACAGGTAAAATAGAAACCGACTTTGCCGTAAAAGCCGAACTTAGAAAACTAGGTGACGGGCACAACACAAACGACCCTGCATTTAAGCAATTTAAACAATCACTCCTTAATAAATACAACGTGAGCAGTATTGATGAGCTACCTGTTAATTTTAGAGGGCTAGTGGCAAGCGAATCTGAGGCTAAACTCACGAGCGTACTCAATAAGTTTGCTGAGCAGCGTATGCAAGCTGAGCTTAAACAAACGAAGATATCGCGTTATTTTGGCTGGGTATCACCTATGGTGGCAATTCGGTCATTATCGATGATTGTAGTGGGTACAAGTATTGAAACGCATCATCGTTTTTTACGTGAAACCGAGCAGCTGCGCTTTGATTTTGTACAAGGGCTAAATAAAGTTCATGTAGAAAAGCTTAGCTACCAAGATGACATGAACCGAAATGCCAATACTGCAGCAACCCAAAAAGCACGTGTTAGTGCTCAAAACTGGCAAGTACTGCAAGATTTTACCTTTAATGTAGACACCCCAGAAGTAAGAACTCAGCGAAGCATACCTGCTTTTTTACAGCTACTACTTTGGATTGCAGTATTGTTAGGCAGTATTAAATTTGTAGGGAGGCGCTTGTTATGA
- a CDS encoding DUF3526 domain-containing protein: MSYPLKQLAREWRFLLGQKYLVVLLVCTFVMSGFAIYSGLSEVTQQKQTIERLKAADLTDLTNVQHKYDDAGSLAYYSFHLTYSSPSNLAFAALGERDIYPWKHRLNLLALEGQIYESDAQNAELAQAGKIDFVFVLSALAPLVIILLFHDLFASERTSGRHDLLVTTAKSYFSLWGARIAVRFIAVIVCLMLPFYIGALLSRSVLGDVGFITFICVIYLAFWTFLSVWWGKNATSAPRVASTLIGFWALVAFIIPILGDLAINKAVHSPKGGDIVLTQREAVNGAWDIPKQITMDAFVANHPQWTNYTAMQSEFEWKWYYAFQQVGDEKAAKLSHAYQDAARKKYSLAGFVSWLSPPLLLQRGLTRMAKTDAVAAFRYESQMRGFHKSLRTFYYPWLFVKGNPTKAALENMPSFSKTILNEQKMLSNVDAQPKQNLSAN; this comes from the coding sequence ATGAGTTACCCATTAAAACAGCTAGCGCGTGAATGGCGTTTTTTACTTGGTCAAAAATACTTAGTGGTATTACTGGTGTGTACGTTTGTAATGTCGGGATTTGCAATTTATAGCGGGCTTAGTGAAGTAACACAGCAAAAGCAAACTATTGAGCGCTTAAAAGCCGCCGATTTAACAGACTTAACTAACGTACAGCATAAGTACGACGATGCAGGTTCGCTTGCTTATTACAGTTTTCATTTAACGTATTCATCCCCTTCAAATTTAGCATTTGCAGCTTTGGGCGAGCGCGATATTTACCCGTGGAAACATCGCTTAAACTTACTTGCGCTAGAGGGGCAAATATACGAAAGCGATGCACAAAATGCGGAGCTTGCTCAGGCAGGTAAAATTGATTTTGTATTTGTATTAAGCGCTTTAGCGCCATTGGTGATTATTTTATTATTTCATGATTTATTTGCTAGTGAGCGCACCAGCGGCAGGCACGATTTACTGGTAACTACCGCTAAATCTTATTTTTCGCTGTGGGGCGCACGTATAGCGGTAAGGTTTATAGCGGTAATAGTGTGTTTAATGCTGCCATTTTATATAGGTGCACTTCTTAGCCGCTCAGTACTGGGTGATGTTGGCTTTATTACTTTTATATGTGTTATTTACTTGGCTTTTTGGACGTTCTTGAGTGTGTGGTGGGGCAAAAATGCCACTAGTGCGCCACGTGTTGCATCAACCTTAATAGGCTTTTGGGCATTAGTTGCTTTTATTATTCCTATTTTAGGTGATTTAGCGATAAACAAGGCGGTACATTCGCCTAAAGGTGGCGACATTGTGCTAACTCAGCGTGAAGCTGTTAACGGGGCATGGGACATACCAAAGCAAATTACGATGGATGCCTTTGTAGCAAACCACCCCCAGTGGACAAACTACACCGCCATGCAAAGTGAGTTTGAATGGAAATGGTACTACGCATTTCAGCAAGTGGGCGATGAAAAAGCGGCGAAGCTATCACACGCTTACCAAGATGCGGCTCGTAAAAAGTATTCATTAGCAGGATTTGTATCGTGGCTATCACCGCCATTATTACTTCAACGTGGTTTAACACGCATGGCTAAAACAGATGCCGTAGCGGCATTTAGGTATGAATCGCAAATGCGTGGATTTCATAAAAGCTTACGGACGTTTTACTACCCTTGGTTATTTGTAAAAGGTAACCCAACTAAAGCCGCGCTTGAAAATATGCCAAGCTTTAGCAAAACCATACTTAATGAACAAAAAATGCTAAGCAATGTAGACGCTCAGCCAAAACAAAATTTATCAGCTAACTAA
- a CDS encoding TonB-dependent siderophore receptor → MNTNKKGLKLTYISACLASMFASHAIAANENNSTENSTEEFFERLAVTGSRQAYQGDFRPLETPQSELKIDLEALENAGAIDLNQALDLSASVARQNNFGGLWNSFALRGFVGDENLPSNYLVNGFNAGRGFGGSRDLSGIESVEVLKGPRAALFGRGEPGGTVNLVTKRPTFDTSGELKLSVGSFDTYRADVDYTTPLNDDVAIRLVGFYEDAKSFRDTIETTKKGFSPSITWNINDNSQLIYELEYSNQEVPFDRGVLAIDGKLGLIPESRFLGEPGDGPIEANVLGHQLEFVHDFNDNWSVLLGANYRDTSLEGFATETGFGGVVENGKVNRFRRYRDYDATYQVYRAEVTGNLEVAGLNHRLIIGVDSDKFENNQFVLRVRGDQYINVFNPVYGAYELPTPTANTDKVEIQESLGIFIQDQISLTDKLDIRVGARFDDYEQTLNNRLADTQSKQSESRVSPQFGVVYEASEFVSVYAAYGENFRPLSGTDLNGDGFEPNQSTSSELGVKFTLNDGALFGTIAVFKVEQDNMLVVDDPTAFTFAAIGEAQSKGFEIDLNGELTDGVSLWLSYAYVDATIENSFFDANFGYTVEAGSSLLNIPEHQFSLQLVKSSELYGKAVKFGGGLVYVGSRNGFFGTDFELPSYTTARAFINYDVTDNIGLRAEVDNLFDETYYTNSFADAWVQPGTPRTVRLSATYNF, encoded by the coding sequence ATGAATACCAATAAAAAAGGGCTCAAGCTCACTTATATTAGTGCCTGCTTAGCAAGTATGTTTGCAAGCCACGCTATTGCAGCTAATGAGAACAATAGTACTGAAAACAGTACTGAAGAGTTTTTCGAGCGTTTAGCGGTTACTGGCTCTCGTCAAGCATACCAAGGTGATTTTAGACCTTTAGAAACCCCACAATCAGAACTGAAAATAGATTTAGAAGCACTCGAAAATGCAGGCGCAATAGATTTAAACCAAGCACTTGATTTATCTGCTTCGGTTGCGCGTCAAAATAACTTTGGTGGGCTTTGGAATAGCTTTGCACTACGTGGTTTTGTAGGCGATGAAAACTTACCAAGCAATTACCTTGTTAATGGTTTTAATGCTGGGCGTGGTTTTGGTGGCTCACGTGATTTGTCGGGTATTGAATCGGTTGAGGTGTTAAAAGGTCCACGAGCTGCGCTATTTGGTCGTGGAGAGCCTGGTGGTACAGTAAATCTTGTTACTAAACGCCCAACATTTGATACAAGTGGCGAGCTAAAGCTAAGCGTAGGCAGCTTTGATACCTACCGTGCTGATGTAGATTACACCACGCCCCTTAACGACGACGTAGCTATTAGACTGGTCGGTTTTTATGAAGACGCAAAAAGCTTTCGCGATACCATAGAAACAACTAAAAAGGGCTTTAGTCCTTCTATTACGTGGAACATTAATGACAACAGCCAACTAATTTATGAACTTGAATATAGCAATCAAGAGGTCCCGTTTGATAGAGGTGTATTAGCAATAGATGGCAAGCTTGGCCTAATACCAGAAAGCCGCTTTTTAGGTGAGCCAGGCGATGGACCGATAGAAGCAAACGTACTTGGCCATCAATTAGAGTTTGTTCATGACTTTAATGATAATTGGAGTGTATTACTGGGCGCAAACTATCGTGATACATCGCTTGAAGGTTTTGCAACCGAAACAGGCTTTGGTGGTGTAGTAGAAAATGGCAAAGTAAATCGTTTTAGACGCTACCGTGATTACGACGCTACATACCAAGTATACCGCGCAGAAGTAACCGGTAATTTAGAGGTTGCTGGATTAAATCACCGCTTAATAATTGGTGTTGATTCTGATAAGTTCGAAAATAATCAATTTGTTCTGCGTGTACGTGGCGATCAGTATATAAATGTTTTTAACCCAGTGTATGGAGCGTATGAGTTACCTACACCAACAGCCAATACCGACAAGGTAGAAATACAAGAGTCGTTAGGTATATTCATACAAGACCAAATAAGCCTAACCGATAAGCTTGATATTCGCGTTGGTGCACGTTTTGATGACTACGAACAAACACTTAATAACCGCTTAGCTGATACTCAATCTAAACAAAGCGAATCGCGTGTTAGCCCGCAGTTTGGTGTTGTGTATGAGGCGAGTGAGTTTGTCTCTGTTTATGCGGCTTATGGTGAAAACTTTAGACCTTTATCGGGTACTGATTTAAACGGAGATGGGTTTGAGCCAAATCAATCTACGTCATCTGAGCTTGGTGTTAAGTTTACTTTAAACGATGGCGCGCTGTTTGGCACCATTGCTGTATTTAAAGTAGAGCAAGACAATATGCTGGTAGTTGACGATCCCACTGCATTTACTTTTGCTGCAATTGGCGAAGCGCAAAGCAAAGGCTTTGAAATTGATTTAAACGGTGAGCTAACTGATGGCGTAAGCCTATGGTTATCGTATGCGTATGTTGATGCAACTATTGAAAACTCATTTTTTGATGCGAACTTTGGTTATACAGTAGAAGCGGGAAGCTCTTTATTAAATATTCCTGAGCATCAATTTAGTTTACAACTAGTTAAATCGTCTGAGTTATATGGTAAAGCCGTTAAATTTGGTGGAGGCTTGGTTTATGTAGGCTCACGAAACGGCTTTTTTGGTACCGATTTTGAGCTGCCAAGTTACACAACAGCACGTGCATTTATTAATTATGATGTCACTGATAATATTGGTTTACGGGCTGAGGTTGATAACTTATTCGATGAGACGTATTACACAAACTCGTTTGCAGATGCATGGGTTCAACCAGGTACGCCAAGGACTGTACGTTTATCTGCTACGTACAACTTTTAA
- the msrA gene encoding peptide-methionine (S)-S-oxide reductase MsrA — MKKILGLVLTSSVLFYASLAHAANTEKAVLAGGCFWCMESDFEKLPGVTDVISGFTGGKLKNPTYNGNHKGHYEAVEITYDPAIVSYQGILDHFWVNIDPFDAKGQFCDKGPSYLSAIFVENDEQRKLAEKTKAAVVAEFPNQTVVTPILNASTFYPIKGKESFHQDYYKNNPIRYNTYRWRCGRDSRLEDIWGDRATH, encoded by the coding sequence ATGAAAAAAATATTAGGCCTAGTTTTAACATCATCTGTGCTGTTTTATGCATCACTTGCTCATGCAGCTAATACAGAAAAAGCCGTTTTAGCTGGAGGTTGCTTTTGGTGTATGGAAAGTGACTTTGAAAAACTGCCAGGGGTTACTGATGTAATATCGGGTTTTACTGGCGGCAAACTTAAAAACCCGACATACAATGGTAACCATAAAGGCCATTACGAGGCCGTAGAAATCACTTACGATCCAGCAATAGTCAGTTACCAAGGTATACTTGATCATTTCTGGGTTAATATTGATCCCTTTGATGCTAAAGGGCAATTTTGCGATAAAGGCCCTAGCTACTTAAGTGCTATATTTGTTGAAAACGACGAACAACGTAAATTAGCTGAAAAAACAAAAGCAGCAGTAGTTGCCGAGTTTCCTAATCAAACGGTGGTTACACCAATACTAAACGCAAGTACCTTTTACCCTATTAAAGGAAAAGAAAGCTTTCATCAAGATTATTACAAAAACAACCCAATCCGATACAACACCTATCGCTGGCGTTGTGGACGTGATAGTCGTTTAGAAGATATTTGGGGCGACAGAGCTACGCACTAA